From the Sebastes fasciatus isolate fSebFas1 chromosome 3, fSebFas1.pri, whole genome shotgun sequence genome, one window contains:
- the LOC141762915 gene encoding artemin yields FPDPKQETASPHSSPNEDERNGDAVADDSRTEASGVGPSPDPIVPVPVRSRRSTPDSQCGLRSILLQVRNLGLGYDSDETVLFKYCGGTCPHVRSNHDLTLTNLLLSGVLPQPAPGELWHNAPCCRPTHHEDMAFLDNSHRWHKVEKLSAAGCSCVG; encoded by the coding sequence TTTCCAGATCCGAAACAAGAAACAGCATCTCCACACTCGTCACCAAATGAAGACGAGAGAAACGGAGACGCAGTCGCAGACGACAGCCGAACAGAAGCTTCTGGAGTCGGGCCGTCGCCCGATCCCATCGTCCCGGTCCCAGTCCGGTCACGTCGCTCCACTCCGGACTCCCAGTGCGGCCTGCGCTCCATCCTGCTGCAGGTTCGAAACCTCGGACTGGGGTACGACTCGGACGAGACCGTCCTCTTCAAGTACTGTGGCGGGACGTGTCCCCACGTTCGCTCCAACCACGACCTCACCCTGACCAACCTGCTGCTCAGCGGGGTGCTGCCCCAACCGGCGCCCGGGGAGCTGTGGCACAACGCGCCCTGCTGCCGGCCCACCCACCACGAGGACATGGCCTTCCTCGATAACTCGCACCGCTGGCACAAGGTGGAGAAGCTGTCGGCGGCGGGCTGCAGTTGCGTCGGCTAG
- the wdr83 gene encoding WD repeat domain-containing protein 83, giving the protein MAFPEPRPQAPQLPQHLLRTIDCQQGAVRAVRFNADGNYLLSCGSDKSLKLWSVSRGTLLKTYCGHGYEVLDADGSFDNSQLCSCSSDKTVILWDVATGQVTRKLRGHAGKVNCVQFNEEATVILSGSIDGTVRCWDTRSRRFEPIQVLDEATDGVSSLKVMQHELLTGSVDGRVRRYDLRMGQLHVDFISSPITCVCFSQDGQCTLSSSLDSTVRLLDKSTGEMLGEYTGHKMKGYKLDCCLSNKDTHVLSCSEDGHVYCWDLVEGSLSLKLPVGKAVVQSLSFHHTDTCLLTAMEGRVQVWGAEPEETEEEDAMAT; this is encoded by the exons ATGGCGTTCCCTGAGCCCAGACCTCAGGCTCCTCAGCTCCCTCAACACCTGCTCAGGACCATCGACTGTCAGCAAGGAGCCGTCAGGGCTGTCCGCTTCAACG CTGACGGGAACTACCTGCTGTCTTGTGGCAGTGACAAATCTCTGAAGCTGTGGAGCGTGAGCCGAGGCACGCTGCTGAAGACGTACTGCGGCCACGGATACGAGGTTCTGGATGCCGATGG TTCCTTTGACAACAGCCAgctgtgctcctgcagctcgGATAAGACTGTGATCCTGTGGGATGTCGCCACGGGCCAGGTCACACGCAAACTCAGAGGTCACGCTGGG AAAGTCAACTGTGTCCAGTTCAACGAGGAGGCAACCGTCATCTTGTCTG GGTCCATAGACGGGACAGTCCGGTGCTGGGACACCAGGTCCAGAAGATTCGAGCCCATCCAGGTTCTAGACGAGGCTACGGACGGCGTCAGCAGCCTGAAAGTGATGCAACACGAGCTGCTCACCGG GTCGGTGGATGGCCGAGTGCGGCGCTACGACCTGAGAATGGGACAGCTGCATGTTGACTTCATCAGCA GTCCAATCACGTGTGTGTGCTTCAGTCAGGACGGTCAGTGCACTCTGAGCTCCAGTCTGGATTCAACCGTCCGGCTGCTGGACAAGAGCACCGGGGAGATGCTGGGAGA GTATACGGGACACAAGATGAAGGGCTATAAGCTGGACTGCTGCCTGTCCAATAAAGATACCCACGTTCTGAGCTGCTCTGAGGATGGTCACGTCTACTGCTGGGACCTGGTGGAG GGATCTTTGTCATTGAAACTGCCGGTGGGGAAAGCCGTGGTCCAGTCGTTGTCCTTCCACCACACAGACACCTGCCTCCTCACAGCAATGGAGGGACGCGTCCAGGTGTGGGGGGCGGAGCccgaggagacggaggaggaggacgccATGGCCACGTAG